AGGTATACGGATTGACGGTGCCGCCTTTTTTCTGGTATAATGGGCCAGCTTTCGAGGTTTTTCCGATGCCGATCCACATTAGTCTTAGTCTTCAACCGGAAAACCAGTGGTGGCGATATCTCTAAATGAAGACTGAAAAGTCCTTAGGCAAAAAGCAGATCTGTTTTTATCTGTCCGATGACGTAAGCCCTGTGAAAACAGAGGTTTTTACGGTTTCCGGGAAGGACTTCGATAGGAGGTAGGGCTGTGCATCCTGATATCGAGAGGGTTCTGCTTACGCGGCAGGAGATTCAGGAACGGGTGGCTGTTCTTGGGAAGGATATCTCGAAGGATTATCAGGGTAAGGAGTTACTTGCTATAGGGGTACTCAAAGGGTCGGTGGTGTTCTTAGCCGACCTTTTACGCGTTTTGACGGTTCCCGTAGAGCTCGATTTTATCGCCGTTTCCAGTTATGGCGCGGCAAGCTCATCGGCCGGCATAGTCCGAATTTTAAAGGATCTGGACCGGACGGTAAAAGAGCGGGAGGTCCTCCTGGTTGAGGACATAGTCGATACCGGCCTGACCTTGAAGTTCATCACCGAACACCTGAATTCGCAAAAACCGGTGGGCGTAAGGGTGTGTTCCCTGCTTGATAAGCCGTCCCGGCGGAAGGTGGATGTTCACATCGATTATCTGGGGTTTTCCGTTCCGGACGAATTCATGGTGGGATACGGCTTGGATTTCGCGGGACGTTACCGGAACCTGCCGGACGTCTGTGTCCTAAGAAGGGCAGTATATGGGGGTGGCTGATAATTGGACCCGACGTCCGAACTTGTAATAATCCTGGATTTCGGCGGTCAGTATACCCAGCTTATCGCCCGGCGCATTAGGGAGTGCCGGGTTTATTGCGAAATATGGCCGTACTTTACCCCGGCGGAGGAAATCGCCGGACGGCGTCCGCGCGGCGTCATCCTTTCAGGCGGGCCGTCGAGTGTTTACGAACAAAACGCGCCGGTGCTGCCGGAATCGTTCTTCCGGTTGGGAGTGCCTGTTTTGGGGATATGTTACGGGATGCAGTTGATGGGGCACCTTCTCGGCGGTAGGGTTGTTCCCGCTTCGTACCGCGAATACGGGAAGACGGTTCTTGAGATCTTGAGCGAAAAAGGACTTTTCGCGGGAATAGACCGGCTCACCCAGTGCTGGATGAGCCACGGGGACCGGGTCGAGGACGTACCGCCGGGTTTTGAGGCGACCGCGCGGACCGATGCGGCCCCTGCGGCGGCGATGGAAGACCGGGACCGCAATCTGTACGCCGTGCAGTTTCACCCAGAGGTGGTGCATACGCCGCAGGGCAAACGGATGCTGGAAAACTTCCTCTACGGTACTTGCGGGTGTGGCGGAAGATGGACGATGGGCTCCTTCCTGGAATCCGCCGTGGGCCAGGTTCAGCGGACCGTCGGCGGGGGAAAGGCCATCTGCGCTTTGAGCGGCGGGGTGGACTCTTCGGTGGCGGCGGCGCTGGTGCACCGGGCCATCGGGGATGCGCTGACCTGCGTCTTTGTCAATCACGGCCTGCTCCGAAAAGGGGAGCCCGAAGCGGTACGGGAGGCATTTAGTCAACTGGGGATTCCGCTCGTTTACCTCGACGCCGGCGCCCGTTTTTCTGCCAAGCTTTCGGGGGTGGCCGATCCGGAAGCGAAACGAAAGATCATCGGGGAAGAATTCATCCGGGTTTTCGAGGAAGAAGCGCATAAGCTTGGAGAGGTTGATTTTCTGGTGCAGGGGACGCTTTATCCGGATGTGGTGGAAAGCGGTACGGCCACGGCCGCCACGATTAAATCGCACCACAACGTCGGCGGGCTTCCGAAAGACCTCCGGCTCAAGCTTGTGGAGCCGCTCCGGTGGCTTTTTAAGGACGAGGTGCGCGAACTGGGCCAGGAACTCTGTCTTCCCGAAGAGATTATCTGGCGTCAGCCTTTTCCAGGCCCTGGTCTTGCGGTGCGCATTCTCGGACCGGTCACGGAGGACAAGCTTCAGCTCCTGCGCGAAGCGGACGCGATAGTTACCGGCGAGATAAAAAAAGCGGGGCTGGACCGGGAGATCTGGCAGTATTTCGCCGTCCTACCCGACATCCGCAGTGTGGGCGTAATGGGAGACGCACGCACTTACGCGCATACGATCGCCGTCCGCGCGGTGGACAGCCGCGACGGGATGACCGCGGACTGGGTGCAGATTCCCTATCCGGTGCTGGAGACCATCGCTTCCAGGATCGTAAGCGAGGTACCGGGTGTAAACAGGGTGGTGTACGACATCACATCCAAACCCCCGGCGACTATTGAGTGGGAATAGAGGTTCAACGTTCAACGTTAAAGCTTAGGTGGATGGACCTTTGGGGTCCGTTCAACGTTCGAAGTTCGAAGAGAAGGGGAATGTAGAAGGTAGAAGATAGAAGGTAGAAGGGGCAGAAGGTTGGAAGGCGGCGGCCGGGGGAGAACGGGAGGTCGTCAGAGCCTGAGCTTAAAGAAGGCGACCCTAACAGGTGTTACTCAATAAAACACGTATTGCCGCAGAACGGGCCGGTGGTGTATAATATATCGTGCGGAATTTGAAATAAAGGCGACATAGCCAAGTGGTTAAGGCGACGGTCTGCAAAACCGTTATTCGGCAGTTCGACTCTGCCTGTCGCCTCCAAACAGTAATACCAACGGTTTTAGGATTTGCCCATCTTAATTCTTAAGGTGCAAAAACGTGAAAACCGTTGTCCATAAAATGCCCCCGTAACGACAGCGGTCTCCAAAACAAAAAGGAGGCCGTTATTTTTATGAAGCTTCTTAAAGTTACCGCCACGGTTCCCGCAACATGGGAGACAGCTTTAGAAGAGTTCTTTCTTCAGAAGCAGGCTGAAGGCAAGGCACCCCGGACGTTAAAGGACTACCAAAACCACGTGACCGCTTTCTTCAAAGCCGAACCGGAAGCCTGGAAGGACTACCATACCCTAAAGCGGGCGGTTCTCAAGCACTTCGCTTCCCTTAACGACAAGAGTGCAACAACCTACAATCTGCGAAGAGAGTACATGAAAGCCTTCTGCAACTGGGCGGTTAGCGAGGGATATTTGACGGCCAACCCGCTTGATAGTATTCCTAAGAAGAAGAACGAAGGCAAGCAGAGAAGCATTCCAGAAAACGTGTTACGCAAACTATTAAGCCTGCCCGACAAAACCACCTATACCGGTGTTCGTGATTACGCCTTGCTCCTTCTGCAAATTGATTGCGGGCTAAGACCGGGGGAAGTATTACTATTAACGCATCCCTGCTTTAACCTTCGTATGCTGGAGATTATAGTCCCTTCAGATATAGCAAAAACCAGAGAAAGCAGGACGGTTGTTATATCGCCGCAGACCGCTAAAGCTCTTACAAGGCTTATATCCATAAGACCGGCTGATTGGACCGATGAAGTTCCCGTGTTGGCTTCTCAGGATGGAAGGCGGTTATCGGTTAACTCTTGGGGCCACCGGCTTGCAAACTACAGTGAAAAGCTTGGGGTTAAGGTTACACCTTATGATCTAAGACATAGCTCCGCCATAATGTCTCTGCGTAATGGTGCCTCAGCCTTCTTCGTGCAAAAACAGTTGGGACATGCCAGCCTTGTTATGACCAAGCGTTACGTCCACTTAGTAGAGGCTGATTTACACCGCGAACACAGCAAAGCAAGCCCTATAGGAAACCTTTTTCCTGCACGAAGCAGGGTGAAAAGAAGTCCGTATTGATATTTCATAAAAACGTATATCTTACCTTGACAGTAGAGGATGATTGGTTTTAACAGACGCTATTTTAACCTTATGCTGTATCGTCTGAAAAGAACCTTTGATTTCGTCTACGGTGTCTTATTTATTATTTTGCTTATTGTTGGGCAGATAGTATAAAAGGGCTTTATTATGGCGGTATAGGTCAAATGACAAACCGATGGATATCTTGTTGGATACCTGTGAGCAATCATGTAACATATGTCTATTTATGCTTATTTTTAACCAGCATATATCCTATACTTGTAACGCTAATAACACCAAAGACTCGCCAAAAGATTAACGTGTAATCTGGTTCGTTTACTCTAATATAAGCTGAGGTGTTCCTGTCATAAGGAACATGTGCAGGATTGTGGACAATAACGGAATGTGTTGGAGGATAACTGAAACAAACGATCAACAACACAACAGAGCCTATCACAAGAATTATTTTTTGCCACAAGTTCATAAATGTTATTTCCGTTTGTAAAAATATTAATTGACACAATAGGCGATTAATCACAGGGTTCAAATGCCATTAAATCCCCATATATTAAAAGTGTTCTATTTGTATCAATATTAATTGCTGTATCTTCATCATCACTTGTGTTTGATGGTTCTACGCGAACTTCAGGTTTTACAACATTATTTACAGCAACAACTAAATTATAAACTAAGTGATTTTTTTGGGAAAGGTATAACCTTTCTTTTGTCGTAGGTGGTAGTTTTAAGCATAATATAATATCGGGCAATGCTGCAATCGAATAAAAAGTTGCATATGTCTCATTTTGTTTTCTATAGATATCATCAATCATGCAGTCTTTGAAAATGAATGGGGAAGATTCATTCATTAATTTGTCTTGAACTTCAATCGTTAATGGCATATAATCTTCAGATTCTAATTGTGCTTCCCAGTCGATAGCATGGTATTTAGTTGCAAGTTGAGCAGCTTTAACTTGTTCTTTCTTGTTTTCTTCTTTGGACTTGCTGGTACTCTTCGTGCTTGAACTACAGCCGAAGATGGTGATAAATGAAAATAAAATGATACAGAGTACCAATGATGTACGAAACTTATCCATGGCATAACCTCTTACTATATAAATACAAGCTAAATAATACGTCGTCTTTTTCGCCAAGAAAAAGGTAAAATCCTTCTAAGAAAAAAGAAGCGTAATAAAAGTTCGAGAGGGTAATCAATCGCTTAATATTAAAGGGATCGACTTAATCATAACGAATTTACAGTTTATACTTACTGAAAATTCTTGGGCAGTTAAGGGGGGAGGCAAGTGTACCGAATCGACTATTATGAAATACTTCAAGTTAGCCCCAATGCTAGCCGAGAGGTTATTGAAGCCGCCTATAAAAGATTGGCTAGAATATACCACCCAGATTTGGGTGGCGATTCTGAAAAAATGAAATTGATCAATGAGGCATATGACATATTAGGCGATCCACAGAATAGAGCCGCTTATGATTTATCGTTCACTACAGACAATAACATAAATGAGAATAATACTGAAGTTAACACCAACGAAACTGATGATACTGAGACCAGCCAACCCACGGTTTTCGCCAATATTATTCTTAAAATATCTTTAATAATCATTCTCCTTTCCATCGGATTAATAGTAATCGTAAGCAACCAATATTTCGATTCAGATAGAGTATTTTATGAGTTGGGTAAGTTAATAGGACGTTCAATTTGGATCGTAGTTCTGTCTTTCATTTTGTGGAGGTATTTGTTTAGAAAAAAGCAAGGAACCGGTATCCTATGCTTTTCAATCCTTTTGCTTATAGCTTCAATCTATCAGTCTTGCTTAATACATAGGGATGTGCATATTGAGAGCGAAACAATCAAGGAGGTATTATCTGTATACTCAAAGATGGCTACCGGCGTTGAAGTAAGGAAAACTGAATTCGATAAAAAAGAATATGGCAATGCTGCCCCAGCACTAACATTGCTAAGAAATTATGCCTCTGATTTGCAAACAGACTGTACAAATCTTTTCAATGAAATTAATAAACAGAATTTTAGTGAGGTACTTGCTCAAGATACTTTAGAAAATCCTCAAAAAATTACCGAAGCACAGGTAACATTAAGTAACGTTTTGCGTATACTGGATGAATATGAGATGTTATGTAGACAAAGACGGGAACAATTAATAGATGAATTAGAGAAAATGGATGTACCTGAAAATTTTAAAGAGGAAATGATAAAGGGTTTTAATAAAACAAAAGATCAGGGTCTCAATAAACAAATTGAATTTATTGATATAGAAAGGTCTATAGTATTAAAAATTAGAGAATTACTGAATTTCCTCTCAGCAAACCAGGATGAATACTTTTTTAAAGACGGACAGATTTATTTTAATTCGCAAGAAGCGGTAGACTCGTACAACACATATATTCAGGAAATAAGCAGCTTAGCAGAAAAAGAAAGTTCTTGGAAAGTAAAATTTCAGCGTGAGGTTTTTCAAAAAGTTAAAGAAAATACAAATTTTCAATAACCACTAATTACGTTTAACTGCGTCCGCCTTTTGAAAATACAAATAAAAACTATTTTCCTCTTTGTATGAAAGACAGATTGCTTTCTCGTTGAGCCGCTTTTTCCGTCCGGAAATTCACTTTTTTTATAGTGTCGGAAAACCCTTTTTTTATAGCGTAAACAAAATCAACTTAAACCTTTTTTTATGGCGTGCAAAAACCGCATTTTATTATCCCCCTAGGAGTAAACAGAGACGTTACCTTAAGGGGTCGAGATAGAGTGCTTATTCTTCATGCTGATCGATTCCCTAGAATAAACACAAGACCTGCAGTTACGACAACAATTATGGCTGAGTTTAACCCAGTTCGGTTAACATCTATTTTAATCTCCCTATGCTCCAAGTAGGGTAAGTTTGCGTAAAAACCGGACCTTTTTGATGAATCATAATTCGGATTAGGTATGATTTTAGTTTCTGTAACTTTAACCGGTAAAACAAAAACTGCCAAACATAGAGCGATGATACCAAGAAAAATGATTATTCTTTGTATAATGTTTAGTTTCATTTTACTAATTAACCCCCCTTTCTTTAAATATGGATATCGTTTAAGTATTAAGAAAACTTTTTTATAGGTTGGGAACCCCTTTTTTTAAGTGTCCGGAAACTTCTTGTTTTGGTTCCGATTTGGCTTCCTGTGAAAGACTAATACCGCACCGGTGGTTATCACAGCTACAACAAGGGCATTTAACGCAGTACGGTTTGTGTCTGGTGCATTTTCAGTAACCTTTTCCACCCAAGGGCTATAAAAACCGCCTCCAGGGTGATTGACGTAACGTGTATCAACTCGATGAGCGGGCCAAACGAATACAGCCAATGCTATACCTACAATACCAAGCAGAATAATAAACCGTTGATATATGTTCACCTTCTTCATCCTTTCTCTTTAGCAGTAAAAATTCCTCAGAGACGAAATCCATCAAACACATTTTAGCACAATATACCTGTCAGACCTTTTTAAAAAGAAAATTGTTCAGGAGGGTTTTTACGAATTTAGGGAACCCATTCCCCGGCTTGATCCCCTACCGGGGGTGTCTCCACGATGCCCTGTATTGAGTTGCACCGCTCAGTTAATGTTACATACCGGAAAGTCATTTATCTTAGAAAAAAAAGCAGTCATACCAAGGCTTTCGGGGTTCTTTAAAGTATTACATCAACCCCGCCTAGCATGCTGTCGGCAACGGGCAACACATTTCCTGACGATTTCCCGCCTTGCAAAAAGCCTGCAGTTCTTACATACCTGTTGGCGATTGCTATTAGCCTCGAAGATCACACCGCAACGGGAACAAACCTTTCTCGGTTTGGGATGGACCGGATTACCGAACAACCGCCTCAGCACTTCTTCTTCAATATCTGAAAAAGGCAGATTAATCTGCTTATCCTCGTATGACTGATTAGTAACAGCAAGGACATTTTTCTTTGGGCCGGTAAACTGCAGGGCGAAAATACGATCATCTTTCACGTAAGTAGCCATTATTCTTAACCCTTTGGCCTTTGCCGCCTGGGCCAAGTATTTATTATCAGTGAGTAAACAGAAATCGCTTCGATTGAGTTGCCATAAGTCAAACAACGGCAATCCTCCTTTTTGGCATATTTGCACCAGGACCGCAGATATTCCGCTCCCCCCCGGAGGAACATGATTCCCCCTAGTCAGGGGGTGGGTATGCTTGTATCCTGCATAAACCATTGTAAAGGGATAGCAATAAGGCTGTGTGTAGAGCTACTTGACCACATAGAGGCGAGGCCCTTTTTCGATGATCGAGAGGATGCCTCGTTTGAGTTGTCGGGTAGAAAGGTACCATCCCAGCTTGATTAGTCCTTGTTTGGGAACCCGCAGTCGTAACCAAGCCGTAGGTGTTTGAAAATAGTATATGCCTGTTTCATCGTCTTTTTCGAACCATCGGATACCGGAGGCCAGTAGAGTTTCTACTAGTTTTTCTGACGTAGTTTCCAATAGGATAAACCCT
The sequence above is a segment of the Bacillota bacterium genome. Coding sequences within it:
- a CDS encoding site-specific integrase — protein: MKLLKVTATVPATWETALEEFFLQKQAEGKAPRTLKDYQNHVTAFFKAEPEAWKDYHTLKRAVLKHFASLNDKSATTYNLRREYMKAFCNWAVSEGYLTANPLDSIPKKKNEGKQRSIPENVLRKLLSLPDKTTYTGVRDYALLLLQIDCGLRPGEVLLLTHPCFNLRMLEIIVPSDIAKTRESRTVVISPQTAKALTRLISIRPADWTDEVPVLASQDGRRLSVNSWGHRLANYSEKLGVKVTPYDLRHSSAIMSLRNGASAFFVQKQLGHASLVMTKRYVHLVEADLHREHSKASPIGNLFPARSRVKRSPY
- the hpt gene encoding hypoxanthine phosphoribosyltransferase; protein product: MHPDIERVLLTRQEIQERVAVLGKDISKDYQGKELLAIGVLKGSVVFLADLLRVLTVPVELDFIAVSSYGAASSSAGIVRILKDLDRTVKEREVLLVEDIVDTGLTLKFITEHLNSQKPVGVRVCSLLDKPSRRKVDVHIDYLGFSVPDEFMVGYGLDFAGRYRNLPDVCVLRRAVYGGG
- the guaA gene encoding glutamine-hydrolyzing GMP synthase; the protein is MDPTSELVIILDFGGQYTQLIARRIRECRVYCEIWPYFTPAEEIAGRRPRGVILSGGPSSVYEQNAPVLPESFFRLGVPVLGICYGMQLMGHLLGGRVVPASYREYGKTVLEILSEKGLFAGIDRLTQCWMSHGDRVEDVPPGFEATARTDAAPAAAMEDRDRNLYAVQFHPEVVHTPQGKRMLENFLYGTCGCGGRWTMGSFLESAVGQVQRTVGGGKAICALSGGVDSSVAAALVHRAIGDALTCVFVNHGLLRKGEPEAVREAFSQLGIPLVYLDAGARFSAKLSGVADPEAKRKIIGEEFIRVFEEEAHKLGEVDFLVQGTLYPDVVESGTATAATIKSHHNVGGLPKDLRLKLVEPLRWLFKDEVRELGQELCLPEEIIWRQPFPGPGLAVRILGPVTEDKLQLLREADAIVTGEIKKAGLDREIWQYFAVLPDIRSVGVMGDARTYAHTIAVRAVDSRDGMTADWVQIPYPVLETIASRIVSEVPGVNRVVYDITSKPPATIEWE
- a CDS encoding DnaJ domain-containing protein, which codes for MYRIDYYEILQVSPNASREVIEAAYKRLARIYHPDLGGDSEKMKLINEAYDILGDPQNRAAYDLSFTTDNNINENNTEVNTNETDDTETSQPTVFANIILKISLIIILLSIGLIVIVSNQYFDSDRVFYELGKLIGRSIWIVVLSFILWRYLFRKKQGTGILCFSILLLIASIYQSCLIHRDVHIESETIKEVLSVYSKMATGVEVRKTEFDKKEYGNAAPALTLLRNYASDLQTDCTNLFNEINKQNFSEVLAQDTLENPQKITEAQVTLSNVLRILDEYEMLCRQRREQLIDELEKMDVPENFKEEMIKGFNKTKDQGLNKQIEFIDIERSIVLKIRELLNFLSANQDEYFFKDGQIYFNSQEAVDSYNTYIQEISSLAEKESSWKVKFQREVFQKVKENTNFQ